The Glycine soja cultivar W05 chromosome 6, ASM419377v2, whole genome shotgun sequence genome has a window encoding:
- the LOC114414221 gene encoding zingipain-2-like: MGSMGKKQHILALVLLLSICTSQVMSRNLHEASMSERHEQWMKKYGKVYKDAAEKQKRLLIFKDNVEFIESFNAAGNKPYKLSINHLADQTNEEFVASHNGYKYKGSHSQTPFKYGNVTDIPTAVDWRQNGAVTAVKDQGQCGSCWAFSTVAATEGIYQISTGMLMSLSEQELVDCDSVDHGCDGGLMEDGFEFIIKNGGISSEANYPYTAVDGTCDASKEASPAAQIKGYETVPANSEEALQQAVANQPVSVSIDAGGSGFQFYSSGVFTGQCGTQLDHGVTVVGYGTTDDGTHEYWIVKNSWGTQWGEEGYIRMQRGIDAQEGLCGIAMDASYPTA, from the exons ATGGGTTCCATGGGCAAAAAGCAGCACATTTTAGCtcttgtgctccttctctcaaTCTGCACTTCCCAAGTAATGTCCCGCAACCTCCatgaggcatccatgtccgaaAGACATGAGCAGTGGATGAAGAAATATGGGAAGGTATATAAGGATGCTGCAGAGAAGCAAAAACGTTTACTGATATTCAAGGATAATGTTGAATTCATTGAATCCTTCAATGCTGCCGGGAACAAACCTTACAAGCTTAGCATCAATCACCTAGCTGACCAAACCAATGAGGAATTTGTGGCTTCCCATAATGGATACAAATACAAGGGATCACATTCACAAACACCATTCAAGTATGGAAACGTTACTGATATTCCTACTGCAGTGGATTGGAGGCAAAATGGAGCTGTTACTGCAGTCAAGGACCAAGGCCAATGTG GTAGCTGCTGGGCATTTTCAACAGTTGCTGCAACAGAAGGTATCTACCAGATAAGTACAGGTATGCTAATGTCCCTTTCAGAGCAAGAGTTAGTGGATTGCGACAGCGTGGATCATGGTTGTGATGGAGGTCTCATGGAAGATGGGTTTGAATTCATTATTAAAAATGGTGGAATCAGCAGTGAGGCAAACTACCCTTACACAGCAGTTGATGGAACTTGTGATGCAAGCAAAGAGGCTTCTCCAGCAGCTCAAATAAAGGGCTATGAAACAGTACCTGCTAACAGTGAGGAGGCACTGCAGCAAGCAGTTGCAAACCAACCAGTATCGGTTTCCATTGATGCTGGAGGATCTGGTTTCCAATTCTACTCAAGTGGGGTTTTCACAGGACAATGTGGGACTCAGCTAGACCATGGTGTTACTGTTGTTGGTTATGGTACCACAGATGATGGTACTCATGAGTATTGGATAGTGAAGAACTCATGGGGCACACAATGGGGTGAAGAAGGATACATAAGAATGCAACGAGGCATAGATGCCCAAGAAGGCCTTTGTGGCATTGCCATGGATGCCTCGTACCCAACTGCTTAG
- the LOC114414219 gene encoding zingipain-2-like — translation MAFTGQKQHMLALFLFLAVGISQVMPRKLHQTALRERHENWMAEYGKIYKDAAEKEKRFQIFKDNVEFIQSFNAAGNKPYKLGVNHLADLTLEEFKDSRNGLKRTYEFSTTTFKLNGFKYENVTDIPEAIDWRVKGAVTPIKDQGDQCGSCWAFSTIAATEGIHQISTGNLVSLSEQELVDCDSVDDGCEGGFMEDGFEFIIKNGGITSETNYPYKGVDGTCNTTIAASPVAQIKGYEIVPSYSEEALQKAVANQPVSVSIHATNATFMFYSSGIYNGECGTDLDHGVTAVGYGTENGTDYWIVKNSWGTQWGEKGYIRMHRGIAAKHGICGIALDSSYPTA, via the exons ATGGCTTTCACTGGCCAAAAGCAACACATGTTAGCCCTATTCCTTTTCCTTGCAGTTGGGATTTCCCAAGTGATGCCCCGCAAGCTGCATCAAACAGCCTTGCGAGAAAGACATGAAAATTGGATGGCAGAATATGGAAAAATATATAAGGATGCTGCAGAGAAGGAAAAACGTTTCCAGATATTCAAGGACAATGTGGAGttcattcaatcattcaatgCTGCTGGCAACAAACCTTATAAGCTTGGCGTTAATCACCTTGCTGATCTCACACTTGAGGAATTCAAGGATTCACGTAATGGATTGAAGAGGACCTACGAGTTTAGCACAACAACATTTAAGTTAAATGGATTTAAGTATGAAAACGTGACCGATATTCCTGAAGCTATAGACTGGAGGGTAAAAGGAGCTGTTACTCCAATCAAAGACCAAGGTGATCAATGTG GGAGTTGCTGGGCATTTTCAACTATAGCTGCAACTGAGGGTATCCACCAAATAAGTACAGGAAACCTAGTGTCCCTTTCAGAGCAAGAGTTAGTGGATTGTGATAGTGTGGATGATGGATGTGAAGGAGGTTTCATGGAAGATGGGTTTGAATTCATTATTAAAAACGGTGGAATCACTAGTGAGACTAACTACCCGTACAAGGGAGTTGATGGAACTTGTAACACAACCATAGCAGCCTCCCCAGTGGCTCAGATTAAGGGGTATGAGATAGTTCCTTCCTATAGTGAGGAAGCACTCCAGAAAGCTGTGGCCAACCAACCTGTGTCAGTTTCCATTCATGCAACTAATGCGACATTCATGTTTTACTCCAGTGGAATTTACAATGGAGAATGTGGAACTGATCTAGACCATGGTGTTACTGCAGTGGGTTATGGCACAGAAAATGGAACTGACTATTGGATAGTGAAGAATTCATGGGGCACACAATGGGGTGAGAAAGGATACATAAGGATGCATCGAGGTATAGCTGCTAAGCACGGTATATGTGGAATTGCATTGGATTCATCTTATCCAACAGCTTAA
- the LOC114417076 gene encoding senescence-specific cysteine protease SAG39-like, translating to MRSFSQNHYLILFLILTVWTFHVMSRRLSEVCTSERHEKWMAQYGKLYTDAAEKEKRFQIFKNNVQFIESFNAAGDKPFNLSINQFADLHNEEFKASLINVQKKVSGVETATETSFRYESITKIPATMDWRKRGAVTPIKDQGNCGSCWAFSTVAAIEGIHQITTGKLVSLSEQELVDCVKGKSEGCNFGYKEEAFEFVAKNGGLASEISYPYKANNKTCMVKKETQGVAQIKGYENVPSNSEKALLKAVANQPVSVYIDAGALQFYSSGIFTGKCGTAPNHAVTVIGYGKARGGAKYWLVKNSWGTKWGEKGYIRMKRDIRAKEGLCGIATNASYPTV from the exons ATGAGATCATTTAGCCAAAACCACTATTTAATTTTGTTCCTTATTCTCACTGTGTGGACATTCCACGTCATGTCTCGCAGGTTGTCTGAGGTCTGCACTTCCGAGAGACATGAGAAGTGGATGGCACAGTATGGTAAGCTTTACACGGATGCTGCTGAGAAGGAAAAACGTTTCCAAATATTCAAAAACAATGTGCAGTTCATTGAGTCTTTCAATGCTGCTGGGGACAAACCTTTCAACCTAAGCATTAATCAATTTGCTGACCTTCATAATGAAGAATTTAAGGCTTCACTAATTAATGTTCAGAAAAAGGTAAGTGGGGTGGAGACAGCAACAGAAACATCTTTTAGGTATGAGAGTATAACTAAGATTCCTGCTACCATGGACTGGAGAAAAAGAGGTGCAGTCACTCCAATCAAGGACCAAGGCAATTGcg GCAGTTGCTGGGCATTTTCAACTGTGGCGGCGATCGAGGGTATCCACCAAATCACAACAGGTAAATTGGTGTCTCTCTCGGAGCAAGAACTGGTAGATTGTGTTAAAGGTAAGAGCGAAGGGTGCAATTTTGGTTATAAAGAAGAAGCCTTTGAATTTGTGGCCAAGAATGGAGGATTAGCAAGTGAAATAAGCTACCCCTACAAAGCAAATAACAAGACTTGTATggttaagaaggaaactcaAGGGGTGGCTCAGATTAAAGGGTATGAAAATGTTCCTTCTAATAGCGAAAAGGCACTCCTAAAAGCTGTGGCAAATCAACCAGTATCAGTTTATATTGATGCTGGAGCTTTACAATTTTACTCGAGTGGGATTTTTACAGGAAAGTGCGGAACTGCTCCAAACCATGCTGTTACTGTGATTGGTTATGGAAAAGCTCGTGGTGGTGCCAAGTATTGGCTGGTGAAAAATTCATGGGGCACTAAATGGGGTGAGAAAGGGTATATAAGAATGAAGAGAGATATACGTGCCAAGGAAGGTTTATGTGGAATTGCTACCAATGCTTCTTATCCAACTGTTTGA
- the LOC114414220 gene encoding zingipain-2-like encodes MGSMGKKQHILALVLLLSICTSQVMSRNLHEASMSERHEQWMKKYGKVYKDAAEKQKRLLIFKDNVEFIESFNAAGNKPYKLSINHLADQTNEEFVASHNGYKYKGSHSQTPFKYGNVTDIPTAVDWRQNGAVTAVKDQGQCGSCWAFSTVAATEGIYQISTGMLMSLSEQELVDCDSVDHGCDGGLMEDGFEFIIKNGGISSEANYPYTAVDGTCDASKEASPAAQIKGYETVPANSEEALQQAVANQPVSVSIDDGGSGFQFYSSGVFTGQCGTQLDHGVTVVGYGTTDDGTHEYWIVKNSWGTQWGEEGYIRMQRGIDAQEGLCGIAMDASYPTA; translated from the exons ATGGGTTCCATGGGCAAAAAGCAGCACATTTTAGCtcttgtgctccttctctcaaTCTGCACTTCCCAAGTAATGTCCCGCAACCTCCatgaggcatccatgtccgaaAGACATGAGCAGTGGATGAAGAAATATGGGAAGGTATATAAGGATGCTGCAGAGAAGCAAAAACGTTTACTGATATTCAAGGATAATGTTGAATTCATTGAATCCTTCAATGCTGCCGGGAACAAACCTTACAAGCTTAGCATCAATCACCTAGCTGACCAAACCAATGAGGAATTTGTGGCTTCCCATAATGGATACAAATACAAGGGATCACATTCACAAACACCATTCAAGTATGGAAACGTTACTGATATTCCTACTGCAGTGGATTGGAGGCAAAATGGAGCTGTTACTGCAGTCAAGGACCAAGGCCAATGTG GTAGCTGCTGGGCATTTTCAACAGTTGCTGCAACAGAAGGTATCTACCAGATAAGTACAGGTATGCTAATGTCCCTTTCAGAGCAAGAGTTAGTGGATTGCGACAGCGTGGATCATGGTTGTGATGGAGGTCTCATGGAAGATGGGTTTGAATTCATTATTAAAAATGGTGGAATCAGCAGTGAGGCAAACTACCCTTACACAGCAGTTGATGGAACTTGTGATGCAAGCAAAGAGGCTTCTCCAGCAGCTCAAATAAAGGGCTATGAAACAGTACCTGCTAACAGTGAGGAGGCACTGCAGCAAGCAGTTGCAAACCAACCAGTGTCGGTTTCCATTGATGATGGAGGATCTGGTTTCCAATTCTACTCAAGTGGGGTTTTCACAGGACAATGTGGGACTCAGCTAGACCATGGTGTTACTGTTGTTGGTTATGGTACCACAGATGATGGTACTCATGAGTATTGGATAGTGAAGAACTCATGGGGCACACAATGGGGTGAAGAAGGATACATAAGAATGCAACGAGGCATAGATGCCCAAGAAGGCCTTTGTGGCATTGCCATGGATGCCTCGTACCCAACTGCTTAG